The following coding sequences lie in one Candidatus Aramenus sp. CH1 genomic window:
- a CDS encoding DEAD/DEAH box helicase, whose product MDILEEVKERLAYFNASVAHVHVETALEPDAGAYVDELPVDPKLKEVLKGLGFARLYKFQEEAVKEILKGKNVLIVSGTGTGKTEAFLIPVLQFALKGERSVLVYPTKALARDQLSRVTEFARGLGVGVAVLDGDTPREERKRIYSDPPEVLITNPDMIHRGLTLSPDFRKLIRGSEHFVFDELHVYEGVLGSHLRMVVDRIREFQGDVQVVSSSATIGASPYMLEGLFGLPGEVIYGSTRRKGTAFHVLVNSNGISRWTLSAFLASFLVKKGMKVLVFADSQQMVELTAKIAQRFGVSLEVHRAGILPEERMKVEERLRRGEIPGVVATQTLELGIDVGSIDAVVMAENPPSYSKYLQRAGRAGRRNRTGYVFTVMGEDPIDSYFLRRPEEFFNRKLSPLPFDISNLEVVKVHALAYLLEKKAVKLDEFPELWRKALLVLEKEGVVKVVNGVAYSTRKAMEVFQQSSLRSSGSIVKVYHGDKKVAERELPVALYDLYPNAVYLASKRTYVVESLDLARLVAKVKRVEEDLPYYTKPLYSVDLKEFKELESRKAYNLPVKYGEVSIEISVRGYVVHDIYSKRERSAGEFEYDEPITFSYTTKGMIIKHPLLSEFSLVDGIEAYHATEHVLIHAGRVVAGASLTDLSGISYPSGHVVIYDSSVGGSGVAKLLYERLEDAYEVAKDIVGKCDCEDGCPKCVYDPYCGNNNKFLSRRKSFRLISEVMKGEAPKEEDMWGDSVR is encoded by the coding sequence ATGGACATTTTGGAGGAGGTAAAGGAGAGACTTGCCTACTTCAACGCCTCTGTAGCTCACGTCCACGTTGAGACCGCCCTTGAACCGGACGCTGGGGCATACGTGGACGAACTGCCAGTGGACCCCAAGCTCAAGGAGGTACTGAAGGGGCTTGGGTTTGCCAGGCTCTACAAGTTCCAGGAGGAGGCGGTCAAGGAGATACTGAAGGGTAAGAACGTACTCATCGTCTCCGGTACTGGGACTGGGAAGACGGAGGCGTTCCTCATACCAGTACTCCAGTTCGCGTTGAAGGGCGAGAGGAGCGTCTTGGTCTACCCAACAAAGGCCCTGGCAAGGGATCAGCTCTCCAGGGTAACGGAGTTCGCCAGGGGCCTAGGCGTAGGGGTTGCGGTGCTAGATGGGGACACCCCAAGGGAGGAGAGGAAGAGGATCTACTCCGATCCTCCAGAGGTGCTCATCACGAACCCGGACATGATACACAGGGGCTTGACGCTCAGCCCGGACTTCAGGAAGCTGATCAGGGGGAGTGAGCACTTCGTCTTTGACGAGCTCCACGTCTACGAGGGCGTCCTTGGTTCCCACCTCAGGATGGTGGTGGACAGGATTAGGGAGTTCCAAGGAGACGTGCAAGTGGTCTCATCTAGCGCTACAATAGGCGCTTCCCCCTACATGTTAGAGGGACTATTTGGCCTGCCTGGGGAGGTAATATACGGTAGCACCAGGAGGAAGGGGACCGCTTTCCACGTGTTGGTCAACTCCAATGGGATCAGCAGGTGGACTTTGTCTGCCTTCCTAGCTTCCTTCCTAGTGAAAAAGGGAATGAAGGTCCTAGTGTTCGCGGACTCGCAACAGATGGTAGAGCTAACTGCAAAGATAGCCCAAAGGTTTGGCGTAAGCCTTGAGGTGCACAGGGCGGGGATCCTCCCAGAGGAGAGGATGAAGGTAGAGGAGAGACTGAGGAGGGGGGAAATACCCGGAGTAGTGGCGACCCAGACGCTGGAGCTCGGGATAGACGTCGGCTCAATTGACGCAGTAGTGATGGCTGAGAACCCCCCAAGCTACTCCAAGTACCTCCAGAGGGCAGGGAGGGCGGGGAGGAGGAACAGGACTGGGTACGTGTTCACGGTAATGGGCGAAGACCCGATAGACTCCTACTTCCTCAGGAGGCCAGAGGAGTTCTTTAACAGAAAGCTGAGCCCTTTGCCCTTTGACATCTCCAACCTCGAGGTAGTAAAAGTCCACGCCTTGGCCTACTTGCTCGAGAAGAAGGCGGTGAAGCTTGACGAGTTCCCAGAGCTCTGGAGGAAGGCCTTACTAGTCCTAGAGAAGGAAGGCGTAGTGAAAGTAGTCAACGGCGTGGCCTACTCCACGAGGAAGGCAATGGAGGTGTTCCAGCAGTCGTCCCTCAGGAGCTCTGGGTCCATAGTAAAGGTATACCACGGCGACAAGAAGGTTGCAGAGAGGGAGCTCCCAGTTGCGTTATACGACCTCTACCCCAATGCCGTTTACTTGGCATCAAAGAGGACTTACGTGGTCGAAAGCCTAGACTTAGCCAGGCTAGTCGCCAAGGTGAAGAGGGTTGAAGAGGACCTCCCTTACTACACCAAACCGCTCTACTCCGTTGATCTGAAGGAGTTCAAGGAGCTCGAGAGCAGGAAAGCGTACAACCTACCGGTAAAGTACGGGGAAGTGAGCATAGAGATCTCGGTAAGGGGGTACGTAGTTCACGACATATACTCAAAGAGGGAGAGGAGCGCGGGGGAGTTTGAGTACGACGAGCCAATAACCTTCTCCTACACGACAAAGGGCATGATAATCAAGCACCCATTGTTGAGCGAGTTCTCCTTGGTAGACGGAATTGAGGCATACCACGCCACAGAACACGTGTTAATACATGCTGGCAGGGTAGTGGCTGGGGCTTCCCTGACCGACCTCTCTGGCATAAGCTACCCAAGCGGGCACGTGGTGATATACGACTCGTCCGTAGGAGGTAGCGGGGTGGCCAAGCTCCTGTACGAGAGATTAGAGGACGCGTATGAAGTGGCAAAGGACATAGTGGGGAAGTGCGACTGCGAGGACGGTTGCCCCAAGTGCGTCTACGACCCATACTGCGGGAACAACAACAAGTTCCTGTCAAGGAGGAAGTCCTTTAGGCTAATATCCGAGGTGATGAAGGGAGAGGCCCCCAAAGAGGAGGATATGTGGGGTGACAGCGTTAGGTAA
- a CDS encoding 4Fe-4S dicluster domain-containing protein, with protein MNEESLLFSSMSPTVVSFPPEVVAKVRGEEDLKVLSDFVPRYETFRGVEGKKVADLTGLRGIEDLGDKVRVLAGTKWREVLKFNPEVYCVSDFSVGGSIQFEDACFGYNEFGKINNRVEVEAYINGEKYMGKYRGGIVYSVFINKETRSLTYKILEGDYLYLANKAREWFITSLPVFRDVTLVKEGNRAKLYVAYPSIREALLRGYLTGFSDTNKYELPVKDHKFRYVGTVPLPNFKPTDFANVTNLYLLFRKGEVTYYAFSHSPLVLEYNRGFSDVNDRTLFNGCMLCGRCVDVCPHAEQRGSIAYSPLGFYVLSYYNQGEKVANCHMCGKCVSVCPAGLNIVEDLKRKAKYNNISPTVNPDLLAKRVIAITPISSGLIEYALKVLKLLGEEGLKVGVITLNVGLDDMIKGNFSGVADQIRDVDEVIALTPEEAYYLSGLKKVKTIDVTFVYEYLKGKLNNKLKELRVHLPCFANYKFDNADTNCSFELLNMVNGEGYGKKVPKADVSLCPLASKRLGIKDLTDLLSVTLDYSAMDKLVDDFNGYLDSFSKILEDVEWYKGVADDVKDYFEQKVVESFVKGRSREELLLFYLNRDKYAEKAKNKVLFEKLVSYAKKELTT; from the coding sequence ATGAATGAGGAAAGCTTGCTTTTTTCCTCCATGTCCCCTACAGTAGTGTCCTTCCCCCCAGAGGTCGTAGCCAAAGTAAGGGGAGAAGAGGACTTAAAGGTCCTCTCAGACTTCGTGCCTAGGTATGAGACGTTTAGGGGAGTTGAGGGAAAAAAGGTAGCGGACTTAACGGGACTAAGGGGAATTGAGGACTTAGGGGACAAGGTAAGGGTTCTTGCAGGGACCAAGTGGAGGGAAGTGCTTAAGTTCAACCCGGAGGTTTACTGCGTCTCCGACTTCAGCGTGGGTGGTTCTATCCAGTTCGAGGACGCGTGCTTTGGCTACAACGAGTTCGGCAAGATCAACAATAGGGTCGAGGTAGAGGCGTACATAAACGGAGAAAAATACATGGGGAAATACAGGGGAGGGATAGTCTACTCAGTCTTCATTAACAAGGAGACCAGATCCCTTACGTACAAGATACTTGAAGGAGACTATTTGTATCTTGCAAACAAGGCTAGGGAGTGGTTCATTACTTCCCTTCCCGTCTTCAGGGACGTAACGTTGGTAAAGGAGGGAAACAGAGCCAAGCTGTACGTGGCTTACCCCTCAATAAGGGAGGCGTTACTGAGGGGTTACCTAACTGGTTTCAGCGACACTAACAAGTACGAGCTACCCGTAAAGGACCACAAGTTCAGGTACGTTGGCACAGTGCCCCTGCCCAACTTTAAGCCAACTGACTTTGCTAACGTCACCAACTTGTACCTCCTCTTCAGGAAGGGGGAGGTGACCTACTACGCCTTTTCCCACTCGCCCCTGGTCTTGGAGTACAACCGAGGCTTCTCAGACGTCAACGACAGAACCCTCTTTAACGGATGCATGTTGTGTGGGAGGTGCGTTGACGTCTGCCCCCACGCTGAGCAAAGGGGGTCAATAGCCTACTCCCCCTTGGGCTTCTACGTCCTTTCCTACTACAACCAAGGCGAAAAGGTAGCCAACTGCCACATGTGCGGTAAGTGCGTTTCCGTTTGCCCTGCAGGGTTGAACATAGTGGAGGACCTCAAGAGAAAGGCAAAGTACAACAACATCTCCCCGACTGTTAACCCCGATCTACTTGCGAAGAGGGTCATAGCGATAACCCCCATATCCAGCGGTTTGATAGAGTACGCCCTTAAGGTACTGAAACTGCTGGGCGAGGAAGGGCTGAAGGTAGGCGTGATCACGTTGAACGTGGGGCTCGACGACATGATAAAGGGAAACTTCTCTGGAGTCGCGGACCAGATAAGGGACGTAGACGAGGTAATAGCGTTGACCCCTGAAGAGGCCTACTACCTAAGTGGGCTAAAGAAGGTGAAGACTATCGACGTAACGTTTGTTTACGAGTACCTAAAGGGGAAGCTGAACAACAAGCTGAAGGAGCTCAGAGTCCACTTACCGTGTTTCGCAAATTACAAGTTTGACAACGCAGACACCAACTGTAGCTTCGAGTTGCTCAACATGGTCAATGGGGAAGGCTACGGGAAAAAAGTCCCCAAGGCTGACGTAAGCCTGTGTCCACTGGCTTCAAAGAGGCTGGGCATAAAGGATCTGACAGACCTGCTGTCAGTTACCCTAGATTACTCCGCTATGGACAAGCTCGTTGACGACTTCAACGGATACTTGGACAGCTTCTCGAAGATACTAGAAGACGTAGAGTGGTACAAAGGCGTCGCAGACGACGTGAAGGACTACTTCGAGCAAAAGGTAGTGGAGTCGTTCGTGAAGGGGAGGAGCAGGGAGGAGCTACTCCTCTTTTACTTAAACAGGGACAAGTACGCAGAGAAGGCGAAGAACAAGGTCCTGTTCGAAAAGCTGGTGAGCTACGCAAAAAAGGAGCTGACTACTTAG
- a CDS encoding molybdenum cofactor biosynthesis protein MoaB, protein MEAHEIHRRNAPKVLNFYVITISTSRYEKMQRKEPVVDESGDVVKQMVISSNHSLVGYELVPDNKVKILKAVLNAVDNDKVDVVVTTGGTGYSPSDTTVEAVRKVLDREVEGFGDVFRLLSYNDPKVRSASYLSKASAGVLNGKVIYMLPGSPRAVELAMRELILPEAPHLVYIVRSK, encoded by the coding sequence ATGGAAGCCCACGAGATCCACAGGCGCAATGCGCCAAAGGTGCTCAACTTCTACGTCATAACCATAAGCACTTCTAGGTACGAAAAGATGCAGAGGAAGGAGCCAGTAGTGGACGAGTCGGGGGACGTGGTAAAGCAAATGGTGATAAGCTCCAACCACTCGCTGGTCGGCTACGAGCTAGTACCTGACAACAAGGTTAAGATACTGAAGGCTGTGCTTAACGCTGTAGACAACGACAAGGTAGACGTTGTGGTGACCACCGGAGGGACTGGATACTCGCCCAGCGACACTACCGTGGAAGCGGTGAGGAAGGTCTTGGACAGGGAGGTAGAAGGCTTCGGAGACGTGTTTAGGCTACTCAGCTATAACGACCCCAAGGTTAGGTCCGCCTCTTACCTGAGCAAAGCCTCTGCTGGGGTGCTAAACGGGAAAGTGATATACATGTTGCCTGGCTCCCCTAGGGCGGTCGAGCTCGCCATGAGGGAGCTGATCCTCCCTGAAGCTCCACACCTAGTGTACATAGTTAGGTCTAAGTAG